The window TGTTTGCAAACTCGTACTTTTCGAGTTGGGTAGAGTTCTACCAAATGTTTTGTTGCAGTTCCATACTGAAACGAGGCATATACTTCCTGTATTTATTTTGACCTGTCTGTCAAATTGGTTTGCACCGCCTTTAAGGCGGTGTTTTTTTATGCCCAAAGTAAAATAACAACAAGTTTATCAATAGCTGTGCTAATTAATCTTTATTATTTTTCATCGCTAATCACAGAATCAGACACCCACTCAAATAATCAACTGAACACATACAAATAGAACCATTGAGTTGCACTAAAAAGTAACAGAATACTTCAAGATACTCACACTTCTTCAGTTACATATAAATCCGTTTAGAGCTCACCATTTCTATCAATCAAAAATTTTAAAGCTGAGCATGACGATAGCACGCCCAAACTCACGCCTCTGTCTGACTACTGTAAATCATTCATAATAGAAAATAAAAAAGCCGCTTACTTTTCAGTAAGCGGCTTTGCAAAATTCTCAACGGTTGGTCAACACACCACTATGGGCGGTAAACCTTAACGTTGTGGAAGCCTTGCTCTTGCAAGTAAAGCGCTTGCAGTCGGCTCATGACACCACGGTCACAGTACAACAAGTACTCTTTCGATTGGTCTAGGTCACCAAACTGAGTTGAAAGCTTGAAGAACGGGATGTGTTTGATTTCAACACCATCGATTTCTAGTGGGCTTTCGTCTTCTTCGTCTGGGCTACGGATATCTAGAACGACAGCGTGCTCAGCAACGGCTTGAACTTGCTCCACTTCTGGTGCCTGTTCTTGGCTCTCTTTCTCGATATCACGAATATCCATAATACGAGCGTTCTCGATCACTTGATCCAGCACTTCGAAGTTAAACTTAGCTTCTTCCGCTTCTAGTTTACCTTTCTTCGCTTTCACTGTTGGCTTCTTAGAGATAACACCACAGTACTCAGGCATTACTTTAGCGAAGTCTTCAGTACCAATCTTACGAGACAGGTCGATGATGTCTTCTTTGTCCCAGTTAATCAGTGGACGAAGGATCAAAGTATCCGTCACGTTATCAATATGACGCAGGTTAGTTAGCGTTTGGCTAGAAACCTGACCAAGAGCTTCACCCGTTACTAGTGCTTCGATACCAAAGCGCTCTGCAACCATACCACCAGCACGCATGAACATACGCTTAAGAACAACGCCCATTTGGCCATCTTCAACGTTCTCAAGGATCTCTGCGACTACAGGTTCAAAATCGATAGAGATGAACTTCACCTTTGCAGATGAGCCGTATTTATTCCATAGGTAGTGAGAAACTTGCTTAACGCCAATCTCGTGAGCAGGGCCACCAAGATTGAAGAAACAGTAATGCACCTTAGAACCACGTTTGATATGTAGGTAGCTCGAAACGCCAGAGTCAAAACCGCCAGAGATCAAGCTCAGTAGATCTTCTTGAGTACCTAGAGGGAAACCGCCTAGGCCTTTATGACGTTCAATTACTTGGTTTAGCTTGTCGTTCTCGACTTCAACCTTAACGGTAATATCAGGGTTTTTCAGTTTTACTTTTGCTGATTCAACCGCTTGGTTTAAACCACCACCTACGTAGCGCTCTAGCTCGATAGAGGTAAAGTCATGTTTACCACGACGCTTAGCTCGCACAGAGAAAGTCTTACCTTCAATAAGACTGCGGCTGCGCTCAAGAACTTGCTCGTAAATATCGTGCAGGTCTTTAAATTCTGATTGCTGAACCTCAAGGGAGTGATGAATACCCGGAGTTTGCGTCAATACTTCGAGTGTTTCTTTGAAGTATTTATCGCTCTCAGACGTCACTTCGATGTGGTCGCGACGGTTGAAGACAGCCACAGACTCAGTACGACGCTGAAGAATAGTACGAATATTACGTTCTAGAATCTTTGTGAAGCGCTTACGCACCGATTCACTTTTTACAAAAATTTCCGGGTGGGGCTTAACAATAAATTTCATAGTACTTTCACGCCAATAAGGTTCACAATTTTAATAAGTTCATCACCACGTAAAAGGTCATTTCACATAGTTATTGAAGCAATAATAGATCAATATTAAATCTAAGGGCGCGAATTATACATGAGAAAGTCAAACAAGGAAAAGAGTGCGTGCTTTGGTGCCATTAATAAACTCACCTTGGCGGCAAGCTACCATCTCAATTTCATCCCACCTCTTCTCTTCTCTTCTCTTCTCTTCTCAGCTTGGTACAAACACTTTTATGTATCACACAAAGAAAAAGCCCAATCTACGACAGATTGGGCTTTGGAATGCATATTCTTGGTAAAGACTATTCGGCGATTGCTGGAACTTCTTCGCTATAGAGCGGCTCACCCTGCATGATACTGATCTCTACGCGGCGATTAAGGCTACGTTGCCATTCCGTATCATTAGACTCGACAGGCTCTGTATCGGCCATACCACGCACTCTCAAACGTTGATGAGAGAAACCACGGACCTTTTCCATTTCTTGAGCAACAGACACCGCACGTTGCGATGATAAGTCCCAATTAGAACGGTAAAGCTCCGAATCGAGTCGCTGGTTATCGGTGTGCCCTGAGATTCGAACAATACCGGGCACATCTTTAACAAGCTCAGCAACCTGTCGAACTAGTGGTCGGAACTTAGGCTGTAGGAAAGCAGACCCCGATGGGAATGCACCCTTCTCGCGAATTCGAATCACAATCTGCTGGCCAAGATTTTCAACTTCAATCGCACCTTGGTCGATCTCTCGCTCAAGTGCTTTCTTGATGCTTTCCATCAAGGTTTCCATCTCTTGCGATTGAGCCTCAGCTTGCTGCTGTTGCTGGTCTGACTCAGAGTTTTGATTGTCGTGAGTCGACACCTCTGGAGACTTACCTCCGGTCATCTTGCCTTGGTCACGCATCGTACCACCAGCACGCTCAGATTCACCTTCATGAAACTCTAGCGTTTGCTGAGTAATATCAATGGTTTGCTGCATAATCACGTCAATCGGTGTCGGCTCTGGGCGACCAGGGCGGAACTCTTGTGCAATGATGCTAGTGCCTTTAGGAATGTCTTTCACTTCCAAGCGGTTTTGGACACCGAATGCAAACTTCATCGAACCGGCAATCTGCTTGAACTTCAATACGTCCATCTCAGAAAACGAGAGCAGCAGTACGAAGAAACACATCAGCAGTGACATTAAGTCAGCAAATGTTCCCATCCATTGAGGTAAACCGGGAGGGGGACATTTACATGGATTGTCTTCATCCATCTTCATTCTTCCCCCTTAATCAGTTTCACCATCAAGACTGCGCTTACCTTCGTTCAGGTAACTCTTGAGGTAACCGTCAATCACTCGTGGATTTTGACCATCTTGTATGGCTAATACACCGTCCATTACCAAGCGACGGTTGAGCGTCTCTTGATCTCGGCGCAATGCAAGCTTGTCCGCGATTGGGAAGAACACCATGTTCGAAAGAATCGCACCATATAGAGTCGTTAAAAGTGCAACCGCCATCGCAGGACCGATCGCTTTAGGATCATCCATGTTCGAAAGCATCGCAACCAGACCAACCAAGGTACCGATCATACCCATTGCAGGGGCAACATCACCGAATGCAGAGAACACTTTCGCGCCCTGCTCATGACGCTCTGTGGTTAACGCGATGTCTTTTTGCAATGCGGCACGCACCACATCACCATCATGGCCATCGACCAATAGATCGATGCCCTTTTGCATGAAGCTGTTGCTGATTTCCATCTCTTCAAGTGCTAAGAAACCACCTTTACGTGCTGCATCAGCCATCTCTACAACTTTAGCGATAAGATCTTCAGGCTCGTCAGCTTTAAACATAAATGCTTTGCCAGCGATTTTGGTCGCACCAAAGAATTGTCCCATGGTGAACTTCATCAGAACAACAAACGTTGAACCACCAACCACGATCAAAATGGATGTCGTGTCATAGAACATCCCGAGGCTTCCACCTAGGATCATTGCCATGATTACAAAGGCAAATCCACCAATCAAACCTATTAGGGTTGCTAAATCCACTGAGCACTCCTCATGCTTTTTTGTAGCTCTATGTCGACGATAATCTTTTTATCGGCAAGACTGTAAGATCTTTTAGTTAATTCTTGGCCTAAGTATCACACTTTTCGTTTTTGAATCACAACTATTAGCTTACTTTGGCCTTATCCGTAGCGCATAAACTCGATAAAGCTAAGGTTATTCAACCAAAGTGAGTTCAAGCCCCTTAAAAACGAACTTTCTAGCAAAATTTCTTGGTTACATTTGACCATCTCAGCGGCCTAGGGTAACGTTCGTTCATCTTTCCAAACGCAGATTTATTATGGCTACTAAGAAACCTGAAAATATGAGCTTTGAAGCGGCTATCGAAGAGCTTGATGGCTTGGTTGATCAACTAGAAAATGGTGATCTAGCTTTAGATGATGCGCTGAAAAAGTTCGAACGAGGCATCTCCCTCGCTCGTGCTGGTCAAAGTAAACTAAACGACGCTGAACAGCGTGTTAGCATCCTGCTGCAAAATGACGAAAATGCAGAACTGAGTGACTTTAACCCACAACCTGAATAACAAATTGTATGAGATCCCC of the Vibrio lentus genome contains:
- the thiI gene encoding tRNA uracil 4-sulfurtransferase ThiI, which produces MKFIVKPHPEIFVKSESVRKRFTKILERNIRTILQRRTESVAVFNRRDHIEVTSESDKYFKETLEVLTQTPGIHHSLEVQQSEFKDLHDIYEQVLERSRSLIEGKTFSVRAKRRGKHDFTSIELERYVGGGLNQAVESAKVKLKNPDITVKVEVENDKLNQVIERHKGLGGFPLGTQEDLLSLISGGFDSGVSSYLHIKRGSKVHYCFFNLGGPAHEIGVKQVSHYLWNKYGSSAKVKFISIDFEPVVAEILENVEDGQMGVVLKRMFMRAGGMVAERFGIEALVTGEALGQVSSQTLTNLRHIDNVTDTLILRPLINWDKEDIIDLSRKIGTEDFAKVMPEYCGVISKKPTVKAKKGKLEAEEAKFNFEVLDQVIENARIMDIRDIEKESQEQAPEVEQVQAVAEHAVVLDIRSPDEEDESPLEIDGVEIKHIPFFKLSTQFGDLDQSKEYLLYCDRGVMSRLQALYLQEQGFHNVKVYRP
- a CDS encoding flagellar motor protein MotB, whose product is MDEDNPCKCPPPGLPQWMGTFADLMSLLMCFFVLLLSFSEMDVLKFKQIAGSMKFAFGVQNRLEVKDIPKGTSIIAQEFRPGRPEPTPIDVIMQQTIDITQQTLEFHEGESERAGGTMRDQGKMTGGKSPEVSTHDNQNSESDQQQQQAEAQSQEMETLMESIKKALEREIDQGAIEVENLGQQIVIRIREKGAFPSGSAFLQPKFRPLVRQVAELVKDVPGIVRISGHTDNQRLDSELYRSNWDLSSQRAVSVAQEMEKVRGFSHQRLRVRGMADTEPVESNDTEWQRSLNRRVEISIMQGEPLYSEEVPAIAE
- the pomA gene encoding flagellar motor protein PomA, with amino-acid sequence MDLATLIGLIGGFAFVIMAMILGGSLGMFYDTTSILIVVGGSTFVVLMKFTMGQFFGATKIAGKAFMFKADEPEDLIAKVVEMADAARKGGFLALEEMEISNSFMQKGIDLLVDGHDGDVVRAALQKDIALTTERHEQGAKVFSAFGDVAPAMGMIGTLVGLVAMLSNMDDPKAIGPAMAVALLTTLYGAILSNMVFFPIADKLALRRDQETLNRRLVMDGVLAIQDGQNPRVIDGYLKSYLNEGKRSLDGETD
- the xseB gene encoding exodeoxyribonuclease VII small subunit, with product MATKKPENMSFEAAIEELDGLVDQLENGDLALDDALKKFERGISLARAGQSKLNDAEQRVSILLQNDENAELSDFNPQPE